A section of the Flavobacterium sp. CG_23.5 genome encodes:
- a CDS encoding OmpA family protein codes for MKNYILLYITIVSVFSCNIYSQKARVTAADKKYDNYAYVDAIKTYERVAEKGYKSVDMFKKLGNAYYFNGELDKAAKWYSELFAMSTETDLEAEYYYRYAQSLRSIGQNDKANEMLEKFIQKSGNDSRGKLFKENPNYLEAIKANSGRYQLEDAGVNSKYSDYGTTIYSNKIVFTSARDTGSLGHRTNSWTGQPFTNLYTADLGDNMITGAPKKFDKTINSKFHEATPVFTADGKTMYFTRNNFLNGKKGKDGNDITLIKIYKASLENNTWTKITELPFDSNNYSTAHPALSPDGKTLYFASDMPGTLGQSDIFKVKINDDGSFGTPENLGNVINTEGKETFPFVNDENEIYFASDGHPGLGGLDVFVSKINTDGTFSKVQNVGADVNSPKDDFAYIIDTKSRRGYFSSNRDGGQGFDDIYKFLETKRLTCEQSLYGEVTDLVTKELLPDAKISIYDSLFSLISSTVSDEKGNYTFKVECGKMYNIRAEKTEYTTKEQKITIAEENGKTYLPIALEKSKCKVTIGDDLGKCFGIKMIYFDFDKSNIREEAAIDLEKILDVLNQNPTMKLDIRSHTDSRGTFKYNESLSDRRAKSTIKWLVKNGVDSSRLTGKGYGENQLVNKCSDNMECTEDEHQLNRRSEFIITAL; via the coding sequence ATGAAAAATTATATACTCCTTTACATAACAATAGTAAGTGTTTTTTCATGTAACATTTATTCCCAAAAAGCGCGAGTAACCGCAGCGGACAAAAAATATGACAACTATGCCTACGTTGATGCTATAAAAACCTATGAAAGGGTGGCTGAAAAAGGATATAAATCCGTGGATATGTTTAAAAAATTAGGAAATGCCTATTATTTCAATGGTGAACTTGATAAAGCTGCTAAATGGTATAGCGAATTGTTTGCCATGAGTACTGAAACTGATTTGGAAGCCGAATATTATTACCGTTATGCCCAATCTTTACGATCAATCGGTCAAAATGATAAGGCAAATGAAATGTTAGAAAAATTCATCCAAAAATCAGGAAACGATAGTAGAGGAAAACTTTTTAAAGAAAATCCAAACTATTTAGAAGCAATAAAAGCTAACTCTGGAAGATATCAATTAGAAGATGCGGGAGTAAATTCTAAATATTCAGATTATGGTACAACTATTTATTCAAATAAAATCGTATTTACGTCAGCTCGAGACACAGGAAGTTTAGGACATAGAACTAATTCATGGACGGGTCAACCCTTTACAAACTTATATACTGCTGATTTAGGTGATAACATGATAACGGGGGCGCCAAAGAAATTTGATAAAACTATCAACTCAAAATTTCATGAAGCAACGCCTGTTTTTACAGCTGATGGAAAGACAATGTATTTTACCAGAAATAACTTTCTCAATGGTAAAAAAGGAAAAGACGGAAATGACATTACTTTAATAAAAATTTACAAAGCTAGTTTAGAAAATAATACGTGGACTAAAATAACAGAATTACCGTTTGACAGCAATAATTATAGTACAGCGCATCCCGCCTTAAGTCCCGATGGCAAGACTTTATATTTTGCTTCTGATATGCCGGGAACGTTAGGTCAGTCCGATATATTTAAAGTCAAAATTAATGACGATGGCAGTTTTGGCACTCCAGAAAATTTAGGTAACGTAATCAATACTGAAGGTAAAGAAACTTTTCCTTTCGTCAATGATGAAAACGAGATCTATTTTGCCTCAGATGGTCACCCAGGTCTAGGCGGATTAGATGTTTTTGTATCCAAAATAAATACAGATGGTACATTCAGTAAAGTACAGAATGTTGGAGCTGATGTTAACTCTCCTAAAGATGATTTTGCTTATATAATTGATACGAAATCAAGAAGAGGTTATTTTAGTTCCAATAGAGATGGTGGTCAAGGCTTCGATGATATTTATAAATTCTTGGAAACTAAAAGACTTACTTGCGAGCAGTCATTGTATGGCGAAGTTACAGATTTGGTAACAAAGGAACTTCTTCCAGATGCCAAAATTAGTATATACGATAGTCTTTTTAGCCTTATTAGTTCAACTGTATCTGATGAAAAAGGTAACTATACTTTTAAAGTAGAGTGTGGTAAAATGTATAATATAAGAGCCGAAAAAACAGAATATACAACCAAAGAACAAAAAATTACTATTGCCGAAGAAAATGGTAAAACATATTTACCAATCGCATTGGAAAAATCCAAATGCAAGGTCACTATTGGAGATGATTTAGGTAAATGTTTTGGAATAAAAATGATCTATTTTGATTTTGATAAATCTAACATTAGAGAAGAAGCAGCAATTGATTTAGAAAAAATATTAGATGTCTTAAATCAAAATCCAACTATGAAACTAGATATACGTTCCCATACTGATAGTCGAGGAACATTCAAATACAACGAATCATTATCCGATAGAAGAGCTAAATCGACTATAAAATGGTTGGTTAAAAACGGAGTAGATTCGAGTAGATTGACCGGTAAAGGATATGGTGAAAATCAACTTGTAAACAAATGCTCTGATAATATGGAATGTACTGAAGATGAACATCAACTTAACAGACGAAGTGAATTTATAATTACTGCTTTGTAA
- a CDS encoding CAP domain-containing protein — MKLNLLSKILLVSVTYFMVSCSADNSTSATAEASSQKVTEYTYSATELQTMDLINGYRVSVGLNPLAKINHISYKSEEHVNYMITNNVVNHNDFVARSENIMKVLGAKTVSENIAYNYNSPQAALKAWLESPGHKVNIEGDFTNFGISIRENPANGRKYYTNIFVKI, encoded by the coding sequence ATGAAACTAAACCTACTTAGTAAAATTTTGCTTGTTTCGGTGACCTACTTTATGGTTTCGTGTTCTGCTGATAATTCTACATCAGCAACTGCAGAAGCTTCGTCTCAAAAAGTGACTGAATATACATATAGCGCTACAGAATTACAAACTATGGATTTGATTAATGGTTACAGAGTTAGTGTAGGTTTAAATCCTTTAGCAAAAATTAATCATATTTCATACAAGTCAGAAGAGCACGTTAATTATATGATCACTAATAATGTGGTCAATCATAATGATTTTGTTGCTCGATCTGAAAACATTATGAAAGTTTTAGGTGCTAAAACAGTTAGTGAAAATATTGCATACAACTATAATAGTCCTCAAGCAGCTTTAAAGGCTTGGTTAGAAAGTCCAGGACACAAAGTTAACATTGAAGGTGACTTTACTAATTTTGGGATATCCATTAGAGAAAATCCGGCGAATGGAAGAAAATATTACACTAATATCTTTGTGAAAATATAA
- a CDS encoding CAP domain-containing protein, with product MKLKSLFTLLLISVISTMNSCTSDHYVAPNAPTASVSPVTTPTPVAPTTSTTSLPVATASPLPISDTYSYTYTTAEIQLMDLINAYRVNNGLKSLQKTNYISLKAEEHNNYMITTNILSHDNFSVRSQDIMKVLGANAIGENVAYNYSNAQAAFDAWLASPGHKANIVGNFTNFGISIRVSSTDGRKYYTNIFAKI from the coding sequence ATGAAATTAAAATCACTTTTTACATTATTACTTATTTCAGTAATAAGTACGATGAATTCTTGTACCTCGGATCATTATGTAGCCCCTAATGCGCCAACAGCATCAGTATCCCCAGTTACAACACCAACACCAGTAGCGCCGACTACATCAACAACATCTTTACCCGTTGCAACAGCTAGTCCATTACCAATATCAGATACATATAGTTATACCTATACCACTGCTGAGATCCAACTTATGGATTTAATAAATGCTTATAGAGTAAATAATGGGCTAAAATCTTTGCAGAAAACGAATTACATTTCCTTAAAAGCTGAAGAACACAATAATTATATGATTACTACGAATATACTTAGTCATGATAATTTCAGTGTTCGTTCTCAAGACATAATGAAGGTTTTAGGAGCTAACGCAATAGGTGAAAATGTTGCGTATAATTATAGTAATGCACAAGCTGCTTTTGATGCTTGGTTGGCCAGTCCTGGACATAAAGCTAATATTGTAGGTAATTTTACCAATTTTGGAATTTCGATTAGAGTGAGTTCAACTGACGGCAGAAAATATTATACCAATATTTTTGCGAAAATATAA